Genomic DNA from Nitratidesulfovibrio vulgaris str. Hildenborough:
TGTCGTCTCCTTTACGCGGCCTTGAGCCGGGGATCGAAGGCACTGCCCGCGTAGGCGTAGTTGGCGAACAGCTTGATCTGCCGGATGATGGGAATGCCGATGAGCGTGGCCTCTACGGCGACGCCGTTGTTCACGTAGTCCTGCCCCGGCGGGATGGTGACCACATACCCCGCCATCTCGGGCGGCACGGCGGCGGTCATGGTGGTCAGGGCGCTTTCGAGGTTGGTACGCAGGTATTGCAGCCCGGCGGCGTTCTCCGGCACGAGCGGGTCGCCCAGTTCGTCGTACATGGACTTGAGCGCCGCGATACGCAGCTTGCGGACGGCCTTGAACACCACGCGCAGCACCTCTTCGTACTGGAAGTCGCTGGTGACCTCGGCCATGGTGCGCGAGTCTGCCCAGTAGGCCCCGCGAAGGCCGGCATAGGTCTTGGCGGTGACGTAGCCGGCCTTTTCAAGGGCACCCTGCACGGCCTCGTTCCATCCTGCGGGCAGCACGCCCGGCGCGATGGCTCCGTCACGCACCCGGCCCGTGGCCCGCTGTACCGGGATGGAGAGCACCCGCCCGGCCTGAAGGCCGCCGAAGTTGCGCGTCTTGCGCTGGCCCGTGGCGTCGGTCACCTCGCCGAACTGGGCGCACACCTGCACGAAGCGGCCACTGAAGGCCTCACGTTCCACCAGAAGACCGGCCACCCAGTCGTTCAGGTCTTCGCCGTCGTAGGGCAGGCGGACCTCAAGCTTGAAGTAGGTGGGCCTGTGCAGGTTCCACAACTCGTCGGCCTTGGCCTGTGCCGCCGCCCAGTCCACAGAGTCGGACGGGCCGACGATGTGGACGAACTCCACGTCGTACAGTTCGAGGGGACGTTGCAGCGTGGCCATCACGTCCACGATGGAGGGCACCGGGGCCAGCAGCGTGGCCGCGTAGCTTGTGCCGCCAACGTAGTCCCCTGCGGGGAAGGTGATGGTGATGCCCGTGTCGCCAGCCGGGGCCGTGCCGTCCACGGGGATGGTGCGCACGGCGGTGAAGGTGTCGCCACCATCGAGCGAGAGGCGGTACGTGCCCTCGTTGCGGGCACCGCCGCGCATGATCTCCAGCACCAGTTCACCCCCCACCTTGGGCGTGCCCGCCAGCGTGATGGCCGGGCCGGTTCCGGTGCGGGTCACGGGGCCGACGTCCATGCGGGCCTTGCAGGCATACGTGGTTGCGGTCTTCAGTTCGCCCGCGTCGGGAAAGGTGAAGGTGACCCCGGTGCCGGGCACGGTGATCTGCGTGGCCGAAGCCTGCTGTGTCTCGAAGGTGGCCCCGCCATCCTTGGACAGTTGCACGCTGGCCAGCCCCACGGTGCCGTCGCTGGCCACCTTGAGCACGATGTCCGCGTTGGCCTGCGGAACGCCGGTGACCTTGACCGCCGCGCCGGGGCCGGACTGGCGCACGGGTGAGATATAGCCCGCAGGCTGTCCGGCCACGGGCACGGCGATGACGGTGGGGTTCTGCCCGCCTGTGGCGAAGACGTCGCGCAAGGCGTCCACCAGCGGCCCCACGCCCAGCAGGCCCGCAAGGTCGCTTCGCTTGCCGAGCAGGTAGCCCTTGCCGGGTTCGCCCCTGGAGCACACGCCCACGATCATGGCGGCACCGTCCACGCCGCCGGGCGCGAGGCCCGAGGTTCCATCCACGAGATATTCGAGTACGTCGCCCATGCTGCCTCCCTATCGGCCACCCTGCGGACGGGCATGCAGCACGTCGAGGGCCTGTTCGTAGTCTTCGGTGGTGACGCGCTTGCCCGTCTCCCAGCCGCACAGCCGGGCCAGCGCGGCCTGCTGCCACGAGGGCACCCGGTAGCGCATGGCCAGTTCGTCCAGCGAGAGCAGCGAGAGGCCCGCCGCTGTTGCGGACGCGGGGGGCACGGCCCCGGTTTC
This window encodes:
- a CDS encoding DUF2586 domain-containing protein codes for the protein MGDVLEYLVDGTSGLAPGGVDGAAMIVGVCSRGEPGKGYLLGKRSDLAGLLGVGPLVDALRDVFATGGQNPTVIAVPVAGQPAGYISPVRQSGPGAAVKVTGVPQANADIVLKVASDGTVGLASVQLSKDGGATFETQQASATQITVPGTGVTFTFPDAGELKTATTYACKARMDVGPVTRTGTGPAITLAGTPKVGGELVLEIMRGGARNEGTYRLSLDGGDTFTAVRTIPVDGTAPAGDTGITITFPAGDYVGGTSYAATLLAPVPSIVDVMATLQRPLELYDVEFVHIVGPSDSVDWAAAQAKADELWNLHRPTYFKLEVRLPYDGEDLNDWVAGLLVEREAFSGRFVQVCAQFGEVTDATGQRKTRNFGGLQAGRVLSIPVQRATGRVRDGAIAPGVLPAGWNEAVQGALEKAGYVTAKTYAGLRGAYWADSRTMAEVTSDFQYEEVLRVVFKAVRKLRIAALKSMYDELGDPLVPENAAGLQYLRTNLESALTTMTAAVPPEMAGYVVTIPPGQDYVNNGVAVEATLIGIPIIRQIKLFANYAYAGSAFDPRLKAA